ATAATTTCGCGTCGCGCACCCCAACCACAGTCCTTCCTCGCAAACCGCATCACGCAACATGAGTGTCATCGTCCGCCGTATCGCGCATCTCGACATGGACGCGTTCTACGCATCCGTCGAATTGCTGCGCTATCCGGAGTTGCGTGGGAAACCCGTTGTGATCGGCGGCGGGCGCAACGCAATACCGGAGACCTTGCCTGACGGCACGCGCCGTTTTGCGAAGCTGAAGGACTACGCGGGCCGCGGGGTCGTCACGACTTCGACCTACGAGGCGCGCGCATTCGGCGTCTTTTCGGCGATGGGCATGATGAAGGCCGCGCAACTCGCGCCGGACGCGATCCTGCTGCCGACCGATTTCGATTCCTACCGTCATTACTCGCGTCTCTTCAAAGCGGAAGTGGCGAAGTTCACGACGCGTATCGAAGATCGCGGCATCGACGAAATCTATATCGACCTCACGGACGTGCCGGGCGATGCGGCCGACATCGGTTCGCGTATCAAGCACGCCGTGCATAGCGCAACGGGCCTGACGTGTTCGATTTGCGTCGCGCCGAACAAACTGCTCGCGAAGATCGGCTCCGAGCTGGACAAGCCGAACGGCCTCACCATTCTGACGCCAGAAGACATTCCCACGCGCATCTGGCCGCTCGCTGCGCGGAAGATCAACGGCATCGGACCGAAGGCGAGCGATCGGCTGGCCGCGCTGGGTATCAACACGGTCGGCGATCTGGCGCATGCGGCGCCGGATCTGCTGCAGGCCAACTTCGGGCTCAAATACGCAACTTGGCTCACGCACGTCGCGCAAGGCAGCGATGAGCGTCCTGTCGTCGTCGAATCCGAGCCGAAGTCGATGAGCCGCGAGACGACGTTCGAACGCGACCTGCATCCACGCCATGACCGGCCCGCGCTGTCGGAATCGTTCACGCGTCTGTGCGTGCGCGTCGCGGAAGACCTGCAGCGCAAGGGCTACGTCGGACACACAATCGGCATCAAGCTGCGCTTCGACGACTTCTCCACCGTCACGCGCGATCTGACCATTCCTGCCGCGACATCGGACGCCGCGGTGATCCGGCGCGCCGCAACCGAATGCCTGAAACGCGTCGCGCTGACACGCAAGCTGCGGCTGCTTGGGGTGCGCGTGAGCGGGCTGTCGCTGGCGAGCGAGCAGGCGCCGCCGCTGCCCATACAAGCCGAACTGCCATTCACGGCTTGAGCTACGACACCAGCGCGCGCATCCCCAACGCCACCGCTTCAGCTTCGCCGAAACAGCGCGCCGTTCAAGCGGCCAATCGAAACGAGCCAGCGCCCGATCGTCGCGACCATCGGCCATCCTCGCGGCCCTGTATCGATCTGCGCGATCGCGTCACGCTGCCCGGTTGCGAGGACTTCGACGAACGCTTCATACGGCAGCACATGGCGCTCGCCTTCACAAAGGACGACCGACACCTTGGGCGCGTCGCCAAGCAGCCAATCCAGCGATGCATCGCGGTAGCTCACCCGCAGCGTGCCTTCCAGCGCGACGATCGCGCTGCCGCATTTGAACCAGGCGGCGTGAATCTGGCCGGGGGCGTATCGGTATTCGAAGGGTTTCATCGAGAACTCAGTCCGAAAGCAGTCAACGGATCGACCCGGCGATATCAGAATCGGCGGGCCACATGTCGAAAGCGTAAAGAGAGTCATCGGACCGCAACAGACTCACACGTTTAGAATCTGTACCGATACAGGAACCTGTTTTGTTGCTCTGTTTCCGTCTGAATTGCCACGGTCTGTATCTGGCGATCTATCCACGCAGCAGGCACGATCCGAAGGATGATCTTGCTGAACGACGAACCCCTTCTCGCGCCGCCCGACACGGGCGCGCCGCTCTACGAACGCCTCGCCGAGCACTATCGCCGTGTGATCGCGTCGGGCACGCTCGCACCCGGCGACCGGATGCCGTCGGTGCGCGCGTTGATGAGCCAGCACCACGTGAGTCTGTCGACGGCGATTCAGGTGTTTCGTCGCCTCGAAGACGGCGGCTGGCTGCAGGCGCGGCCGCGTGCGGGTTACTTTGTGCGGCGCGCGCCCGCCTCGAAACTGGCGACCGTCGCCGAGCCGGACATTCCAGAGCTTGCCGAGCCGGCGCGCTACGTCGGCTTGCACGAGCGCATCTCGCGCGTGATCGAGCGGGCCCAGGCGTTTCCGGATGCGCTCAATCTTGGCGGCGCGACAGGCGATGCCGCGCTGTATCCGACTGAGCGGTTGCAGGCGCTCGCCTCGCGCATCCTTCGTCATCGGCCGACGCTGCTGACGGAAGTCGGCGAAGACGGCGGCGCGGCGGAGCTGAGACAGGCCGTCGCGAAGCGTGCGTTGTCCACGGGCGTCACGGCCTCGCCCGACGATGTGCTCGTGACGAGCGGCGGCGTCGAAGCCGTGAACCTGGCGTTGCGCGCGGTCGCGCAACCTGGCGATACGATTGCCGTCGAATCGCCGGCGTTTTTTGGGCTGTTGCAGATACTCGAAAGTCTCGGGCTGCGCGCGCTCGAAATACCGACCAGCCCGACAACGGGCCTGTCGCTCGAAGCGCTCGATATCGCGTTGACCGCTTGCCCGGACATCAAGGCGCTCGTCGTCGTGCCGAACCTGCAGAATCCGCTCGGCTGCGTGATGCCGGATGCGCGCAAGGCCGAACTCGTGCAGCTGTGCGCGCGCCGTGGCATCGCGCTGATCGAGGACGAGCCGTATCGCGAGCTGATCGAATCGACGGAACCCGCGCGGCCCCTGAAGGCCTGGGACCGCGACGGCGGTGTGATCTACTGCGCGTCGCTAAACAAGGTGCTCGCGCCGGGCATGCGGCTCGGCTGGATGTCGTCGGGACGCTGGCATGCGCGCGTGCGGCTGTTGAAATTCGCGCAAACGCGGAACAACGAGTCGCTGGCGCAGTTCGTCGCGGCCGAGTTTATTGGCTCGGGCGCGTATGACCGGCATCTGCGCCGGTTGCGCGAAAAGCTGCGCGTGCAGCGCGAGGCGAGCGCCGACGCGATTGGCCGATATTTTCCCGCTGGCACGCGGCTGAGCTTGCCGCCTGGTGGGCTGCTGCTGTGGGTCGAATTGCCGGACGGCAAGTCGTCGGATGCGCTTTTTGAAGCTGCGTTGCCGCACGGTATCCGGATCGCGCCGGGTTCGATCTTTTCGAATTCGGAGCGCTTCCGTTCTTTTATCCGCCTCAGTTGTCCGGGGCCGTTCGATGAACGGATGGACGCGGCGCTTCGTCAACTGGGGCGTCTCGCGGGGGAAACCGGTTGACGGCCGGGAAGGGCTGCGAGCGCGTGTCGGGTGTGTGTGGATTTGTCTGGGTAATCGCCGCAGCGAAGTCCGCTTCATTCGTCACTGCATTGTCATGAAGCGCGACTAATTTCGAAACGCACCCCATACAAAGCTTTCAGCAACTCACTTGCGTGGGTCCGGGTCAGGCGCCGAGGCGCGGACTCTGCTTGACTGCACTTTCGTGCATGGGACGGGAGTAAGCGCTAAAGCGCCAACGCCTGTCGACTCGCCGTGGGGCCGGTGTAGGCGCTAAAGCGCCAACTCCGGCCGACACGGCATGGGACGGGAGTGACCGCTAAAGCGCCAACTCCCGTCGACTCGCCGTGGGGCCGGTGTAGGCGCTGAAGCGCCAACTCCGGCCGACACGGCATGGGACGGTAGTAAGCGCTAAAGCGCTAACTACCGTCGACAGGAGGCAAACCATGAAAATCGCTCTGTTTGCAGCCGCCAGCCTGATCGGCGCGCTGTCCTGCTCCTTCGCGCACGCAACCGACGTCACGGGCGCAGGCAGCACCTTCGCGGCCCCGATCTACACCAAATGGGCCGACGCCTACCAGAAGACGGGCGGCGGCCGTATCAACTATCAGGGCATCGGCTCGTCGGGCGGTATTAAACAGGTGCTCGCCAAGACAGTCGACTTCGCCGGCTCCGACGCACCGCTCAAGGACGACGAACTCGCGAAAGACGGCCTGTTCCAGTTTCCGACCGTGGTCGGCGGCGTGGTGCCCGTCGTCAATTTGCCGGGCCTCAAGCCGGGCGCGCTGGTGCTTTCCGGCCCGGTGCTCGGCGACATCTTTCTCGGCAAGGTCAAGAAGTGGAACGACCCGGCCATCGCCGCGCTCAATCCCCGTGTGAAGCTGCCCGATACCGACATCGCTGTCGTGCGCCGCGCGGACGGCTCGGGCACGAGCTTCATCTGGACGCACTATCTGGCGCAGGTGAACCCGGAGTGGAAGAGCAAGGTCGGCGAAGGCACGACGGTCAACTGGCCGACAGGCACGGGCGGCAAGGGCAACGACGGCGTCGCGGCGTTCGTGCAGCGGCTGCCGGGCGCGATCGGCTACGTCGAATGGGCGTACGCGAAGCAGAACAAGATGACGTACACGTCGCTGAAGAATTCGGCGGGCACCGTCGTCGAGCCGAAGACGGACAGCTTCAAGGCGGCGGCGGCAGGCGCGGACTGGTCGAAGTCGTTCTATCAGATCCTCACCAACGAGCCGGGCAAGGATGCATGGCCCGTCGTCGGTGCGACGTTCGTGCTCGTGCATGCGTCGCAAGACAAGCCGGATCGCGGCAAGGAAACGCTCAAGTTCTTCGACTGGGCGTTCAAGAACGGCACCCAGACCGCGCAGGAACTCGACTACATCCCGCTGCCGGATGGCGTCGTATCGCAAATCCGCACGCAATGGAAGGCAAAGGTCAAAGACGCGTCGGGCAAGCCGATCGCCGATTGATCAGATTAAACGTATAAAAACGGGCCAGTGTGTAAAAGCACGGGCCGTCATTGAACAGTAACGGGGCATCGCGATAATGCGAATCCTGGCCTGAGAGCAATCGGGACGGGCGTGAAGCACGGCGTCGGCCGCGCGTAGCGCCAGCTATCCCGATTGAAGCCAGAGACGCACCCATGACTATTCCCATGCTGACCACACACCGTGGCTATCGTCTGCAAGCCAGCGCCGCAATTCGCGACGACGGCCTGCACGCGGCCGATCTGATCATCGAAAAGCCGGGCCTGCCCGCCCGCATCTTCAACGCACTCGACTACTTCTATGACGGCGAGCAGGCGCTCAGGTACGCGACCGCCTGGGGCCGCATCTGGGTCGACATGAAAGGTTGATCTCGCGTCCCGCTTCCCGGTGCCGCCTGCGCTCGACGCGGAGCGTGCATCGCGCGAAGCGGGCGGCGCGCCCCGAACCTACCCATCAGTTTCAGGCATCCCCCATCCCTCAGCGCGATAACTTCATACGATTAGCAGCGCGAACTGCCGAGTGTATGACTTCGCACACAGTCTATTTTGCGACGCTCGACCATCGCGTTCATGCCCGATAAGATGGCGCGTGACGCAACACGTCTATTTGCTGGCTGATATTGCATCGGGCAAGCGGCCCGATCGCTATGACGAACGAGGCGCGGCAGGACCTGCCTGCATGATGGACGCCTCGCTCCCGTCGCGCGCCGCGCCGCAACGTGCCTGATTTCTTCGAACACAGACGGCTTGCCGGGAAGGGCTGCCCGGCGCATGAGAGGGACGTGGCATGTTGAACAAGTTGATCGACATCGCGAGACACATCCGACGCAGCGAAGGCTTCAAACATTCGATCAGCACGCCGGGCCGCATCACGTTGCACGCGCAACAACGATTGAACCGCGGCTACTTTGCGATCGAGATTCGCGCGCACTCCGGCTTTTTTTCGGTGATGCAGATGGTGCTGTTCATCCTGATGTATTGCGAAGAAAAGCGCCTCACGCCGCTCATTTCCGCGCGCGGCGGAATTTATGGCGATGCCGAAGGCAAGGTCGACTGGTTCTCCGAATACTTCGACACGATTGGCGCGGTGCCGCTGCCCTCGTCGAGCGTGCGGGTGCGCACGTCGGTTGTGAGAGATCTCGGTGGGCTTGGGTTTCGTCGCCGGTATGAGCCGAGGCTCGATCTGCGGCACGGCAGCGCGCTGTTCCGCTCGCACTATCAGCCTGCCGCGCCGATCCGCGACGAAGTGGACGCGATCCGCAAGCGGCTCGGCATCGGCGCGTCGACGCTCGGCGTGCATTTTCGCGGCACCGACAAGAAGGCCGAGGCGCACACGATCGCATGGGAAGCGTTCTGCCGCCTCGTCGAGACAACGCTTGCCGAAGAGCCGCACCTGACAAACATTTTTGTGTCGAGCGACGAGCAGGCGTTCCTCGATTACTTCGTCAAATGGGACTTTCCCGTACCCGTCAGCGTCGCGCCCGCGAAGCTGCTCGCAACGGGCGGCACACCCGTACACTTCAGCGGTCATCCGGGACTGGCGATCGGACGCGAGGCGCTGGTCGCGAGCCTACTGCTCGCGAGCTGCGGGTATCTGGTGAAGACGCCGTCGTATCTGTCCGCCTGGTCGAAAATGTTCAATTTGTCGCTACCGGTTAAACTCGCCGTGCCGCCGCGCGAAGGCGCGTTCTGGTTCCCGGACAGCCAGATCTGGAACGAGCAGCAAGAGCGCCCCGAAATCACGGCAGAAGCAGACATCCGGTAGCAGGACCAGAAAACGGCCTGAACGGCGCGGCGCATGCCGCAACGCAATACGGCCGGGCGCCGCGCGAAATGCGGCCTGGCCCACAACGGCGATAGAAAAGCCGGCTTCCGGCCGCGTTCGCGAGCGGCCGGCGCGTCGGCGCTCGCGTAGAATCATCACAAAAGACCAGCACGGCAATCGGGGAAGGGCGTGAAAATTCACAGCCACTACGACAATCTGAAAGTCTCGCGGGACGCGCCTCAAGAGGTGATCCGCGCGGCCTATAAGACTTTGAGTCAGAAATATCATCCTGACCGGCGGATCGACGATCCCGATGCCGAGCGGGTGATGAAGATCATCAACGCGTCTTATGCGGTTCTGAGCGACCCCGTGCAACGCAAGGAGCACGACGAATGGCTCGCGCGTAAAGAGCGTGAAGCGGCCGAAGCGGCTGCGCCGCAACCGCCGCCGCGTCAGCCGGCGTCGGCGTCCCAGCGGACGAACTGGCAGGCGGCAGCCACGCAGACCCGGCGTGAGGTCCCGCCGCGTTCGCAGACCCGTTCGAGCGCATGGTCATCGCATGCACATGTCGATCCGCGCGCCGCGAAGCGAAAGGCTCGCGCGGCCTCCGGTTTCTCACTGCGCAAGATTTCGCTGCGAAGCTGGACGGTGATCGGTGTCTGCGCATTCTTCGGCTACGTCGCGATTTCGGAATCGACGACGCCGTGGCCGTTCACCCGCAACACGTCCTCGCATGGCGCGCCGTATGGCTCGTCCTATGGCTCGCCATACGGTACGCGCAGTCACGCCGACTCCGATGACGCGACGCCGTCGGATGGCAAACGGCGCGGGCTTGCGGCGATGTCGTCGGCACAGGCAGCGACCTCGCCGTGGACCAGCGACGGGTCCGTCACAAGTGGCGCTTCAGCCTCACATGCGCTGTTCGTGAGGCCCACGCTCGCGCCGAACGGACTGCCGTGGCCGTCGACGGCGTCCTATCTCGACGGCATGCCCGTCGGCGCAGCGGGCGGGCATTCCTCGGTGACGATCGACAACTCCGTCAACCGCTTCGACGTGTTCGGCAAACTCGTCTACAACGCGTCCGTGTTCGACCAGCCGGTGCGCCATTTCTTCGTTCCGGCTGGGCAGACTTTCACGCTGATCGGCGTCGCGCCGGGCGCGTACGACGTCCGCTATCAGAATCTCGACGACGGCGGGCTGTACAAGTCGCAAGGTTTCGAACTCAACGAACAGGCCGCCGGCAACAGCGTCGACGCGACCAACGTGAGCATCACGCTGTACGCGCTGCCGGGCAGCACCGTGCAGCCGATGACCATCGGCCGCGGCGACTTCTAGTCATCGAAGGCTGCCGGCAAGCGCACCGCTTACTGCAGCGTGGCGCCTGCACCCCGCAGGACCACGCTCTGCCGCCCGTCGATGCTCACGGGCACATCGCCATGCACCGTCGCGCGGCGCACGACGCGATGCGCGTCGCCATAGTCGTTGATCGCGTAGTGCTGCGTCGCGCGGTTGTCCCAGATCGCGACGTCGCCTTGCGTCCAGTTCCAGCGCACCGTGTTCTCGAGCCGCGTGACGTGATCGTGGAAGGTCTGCAGCAGATGCGTCGAGTCGCCCGCCGACAGTCCCTTCAGACGTTGCACGAAATGACCTAGCACGAGCGAGCGTTCGCCCGTTTCCGGGTGTACGCGCACGACGGGATGCTCGGTCTCGTAGACCGTCGACGTGAACACTTCGCGGTAGCGCTTGAGCTGCTCGGTGTCGGCGTTCACGTGCGACGACGCGTAGTCGTAGGCGTTCGTGTGCAGCGCCCAGAGCGTGTCGGCCAGACGCTGCAGCGGTTCGGGCAGGTTTTCGTAAGCGGCCGCCGTATTGGCCCAGACCGTGTCGCCGCCATACGGCGGAATCACGACGGCCCGCAGGATCGAAATCTTCGGATACGCATCGACGAACGTGACGTCCGTATGCCATGAGTTCGCGCGTCCGCCATGCTGCGAATTGAGTTCGAGCAGATGATGGCTGCCGTCGACGGACGGCACGGTCGGATGCGCGACGGTCTCGCCGAAGCGCCGCGCGAACGCTTCCTGCTCGGTGTCGTCTAGATGCTGCTGGCCGCGAAAGAACACCACCTTGTGTTTCAGCAGTGCGGCGTGGATCGCATCGAAGGTCTGCGCATCGATCGAGCCGGACAGCCTGACACCTCGAATCTCCGCGCCGATGCGGCCGGCGACGCGGCGCAGATCGAGCGTTTCAGGCGCAGCGTGCGCGGCTTGCGTGACGATCGTGCCTGCGTTCGATGGGGCGAAACCCGCTTGCGTATTCGACATCTGACGTCTCCGTGTAAGTGGGAAACGTTCATTCAAGCAGCGTGCTCGCGCAAAGAGAACTGACATTTCGTGCGAAGGTGTCCAGGCGGATTGCGCTATCGATAGGCGGTTTCGTGCTATGCGAGCGGCACGCAGGCTCGCGGCTGGAATTGGATACAGCGGGATACACCGCTCGACGGCATCGTCAAGGTATCCGTCGAACCCATGCGTGAAGCGCTTTCCCGCCTCGGCACCTGATGCGTCGGCGGGAAAGCGCGGTGGGTTGAGAGAAAGTGACGGGCGTTCAGCCCGGCTGAACCGGCACGAGCTTCAGTTTGCGGCGCAAACTCCGCGTGTCGTGCATGTCGTACGGTTCGGGCATCTGCCACGCCGCGCGCAACAGTTGAATGAACGCCGCTTCGCCTTCGGACAGATGTCCGTCCGCGTGCGCGCCCTCGTTGCACAGCGCCATGACTTCGCGGCGCAGCCGCCAGTCCCTGACGTCCTGCGCGAGACAAAAAATCACGGCAGGGTCGAGGCGGCAGGTGTCGCCCCAGTTCAGATAGGCCGTCGACGTCAGGTCCTCGCACATCTGCTGCATGACGACGAGCAGTTGTCCGCGGTTCATCTTCAGCCGCGCTTCCATCCCGTAACGCTCCAGCGCTTCGAGCTCGTCGACGCCGACGTGTCCGTCCGACAGCAGGCAGGCGGCCACGATGCGGGCCGCAGCCTCGGGACTGTCGCTTCGATAGTGACGCATTTCAGATCTCCTTTGCTTCGATTCGATTGACGGCGCGGTGCATCACGCAATCCAGTCGCGCGGCGCGGGGTTCGAATTCACGTGAAACGGATAGCTGCTGTCGTCGAGCATGCGCTGGCGGCGTTCGAGATCGGCGAGGTCCGTCGACGATGCGAGCCACGCTTCGCGTTCGCTGTCGCGCGAGGACGTGAACAGCGTGCCGAGACGGTGTGCGAGCTGGTTGAACATGATGTGCTCCTTCAGTAGTGCGATAAGGAAACGCGCTGGCGAAAATGGGATTCGCACGGCTGCGTGACTGCGATGCGCGGGCTTTGTGCTGCTTGCCGTTTCGTCGCTTTCCGACCATGACGCTGCATCGACGGGATGAATCGTAGGCGCGGTTAATTAGCGGGAAATGAGTGCGCCAGGCAGGCGATTTACTGTTATGTCACGGTGTGCCATAACGATTTTTTAGCCTGATTCGAAGGCTAATTCTTTGCTCACTATCGGCGCACAGAATGCGATCAACCGATGCATCACTGATACGGCATCGAATGTCCAGGAGAACAACATGAAAGGGATTCGCCACATTGCAGTCGCCGCATTGCTCGGCTTGGGACTGGTGAGCGCCGCGCAGGCACACGTGTTCGTCGGCGTCGGGATTGGAGGCG
The Paraburkholderia terrae genome window above contains:
- a CDS encoding TauD/TfdA dioxygenase family protein, giving the protein MSNTQAGFAPSNAGTIVTQAAHAAPETLDLRRVAGRIGAEIRGVRLSGSIDAQTFDAIHAALLKHKVVFFRGQQHLDDTEQEAFARRFGETVAHPTVPSVDGSHHLLELNSQHGGRANSWHTDVTFVDAYPKISILRAVVIPPYGGDTVWANTAAAYENLPEPLQRLADTLWALHTNAYDYASSHVNADTEQLKRYREVFTSTVYETEHPVVRVHPETGERSLVLGHFVQRLKGLSAGDSTHLLQTFHDHVTRLENTVRWNWTQGDVAIWDNRATQHYAINDYGDAHRVVRRATVHGDVPVSIDGRQSVVLRGAGATLQ
- the pstS gene encoding phosphate ABC transporter substrate-binding protein PstS; this translates as MKIALFAAASLIGALSCSFAHATDVTGAGSTFAAPIYTKWADAYQKTGGGRINYQGIGSSGGIKQVLAKTVDFAGSDAPLKDDELAKDGLFQFPTVVGGVVPVVNLPGLKPGALVLSGPVLGDIFLGKVKKWNDPAIAALNPRVKLPDTDIAVVRRADGSGTSFIWTHYLAQVNPEWKSKVGEGTTVNWPTGTGGKGNDGVAAFVQRLPGAIGYVEWAYAKQNKMTYTSLKNSAGTVVEPKTDSFKAAAAGADWSKSFYQILTNEPGKDAWPVVGATFVLVHASQDKPDRGKETLKFFDWAFKNGTQTAQELDYIPLPDGVVSQIRTQWKAKVKDASGKPIAD
- a CDS encoding J domain-containing protein — protein: MKIHSHYDNLKVSRDAPQEVIRAAYKTLSQKYHPDRRIDDPDAERVMKIINASYAVLSDPVQRKEHDEWLARKEREAAEAAAPQPPPRQPASASQRTNWQAAATQTRREVPPRSQTRSSAWSSHAHVDPRAAKRKARAASGFSLRKISLRSWTVIGVCAFFGYVAISESTTPWPFTRNTSSHGAPYGSSYGSPYGTRSHADSDDATPSDGKRRGLAAMSSAQAATSPWTSDGSVTSGASASHALFVRPTLAPNGLPWPSTASYLDGMPVGAAGGHSSVTIDNSVNRFDVFGKLVYNASVFDQPVRHFFVPAGQTFTLIGVAPGAYDVRYQNLDDGGLYKSQGFELNEQAAGNSVDATNVSITLYALPGSTVQPMTIGRGDF
- the dinB gene encoding DNA polymerase IV encodes the protein MSVIVRRIAHLDMDAFYASVELLRYPELRGKPVVIGGGRNAIPETLPDGTRRFAKLKDYAGRGVVTTSTYEARAFGVFSAMGMMKAAQLAPDAILLPTDFDSYRHYSRLFKAEVAKFTTRIEDRGIDEIYIDLTDVPGDAADIGSRIKHAVHSATGLTCSICVAPNKLLAKIGSELDKPNGLTILTPEDIPTRIWPLAARKINGIGPKASDRLAALGINTVGDLAHAAPDLLQANFGLKYATWLTHVAQGSDERPVVVESEPKSMSRETTFERDLHPRHDRPALSESFTRLCVRVAEDLQRKGYVGHTIGIKLRFDDFSTVTRDLTIPAATSDAAVIRRAATECLKRVALTRKLRLLGVRVSGLSLASEQAPPLPIQAELPFTA
- a CDS encoding TerB family tellurite resistance protein, whose amino-acid sequence is MRHYRSDSPEAAARIVAACLLSDGHVGVDELEALERYGMEARLKMNRGQLLVVMQQMCEDLTSTAYLNWGDTCRLDPAVIFCLAQDVRDWRLRREVMALCNEGAHADGHLSEGEAAFIQLLRAAWQMPEPYDMHDTRSLRRKLKLVPVQPG
- a CDS encoding PLP-dependent aminotransferase family protein, which encodes MILLNDEPLLAPPDTGAPLYERLAEHYRRVIASGTLAPGDRMPSVRALMSQHHVSLSTAIQVFRRLEDGGWLQARPRAGYFVRRAPASKLATVAEPDIPELAEPARYVGLHERISRVIERAQAFPDALNLGGATGDAALYPTERLQALASRILRHRPTLLTEVGEDGGAAELRQAVAKRALSTGVTASPDDVLVTSGGVEAVNLALRAVAQPGDTIAVESPAFFGLLQILESLGLRALEIPTSPTTGLSLEALDIALTACPDIKALVVVPNLQNPLGCVMPDARKAELVQLCARRGIALIEDEPYRELIESTEPARPLKAWDRDGGVIYCASLNKVLAPGMRLGWMSSGRWHARVRLLKFAQTRNNESLAQFVAAEFIGSGAYDRHLRRLREKLRVQREASADAIGRYFPAGTRLSLPPGGLLLWVELPDGKSSDALFEAALPHGIRIAPGSIFSNSERFRSFIRLSCPGPFDERMDAALRQLGRLAGETG
- a CDS encoding DUF3563 family protein; amino-acid sequence: MFNQLAHRLGTLFTSSRDSEREAWLASSTDLADLERRQRMLDDSSYPFHVNSNPAPRDWIA